A genomic stretch from Candidatus Eisenbacteria bacterium includes:
- a CDS encoding polysaccharide deacetylase family protein, translating into MSKIKGFIRSSLLKIDFSGLVQRVRGPGIVILRYHSVRTDPEACRNTIGLGIIHPAHVFEQQMQFLSRNYEILNMEDVFRFVTGDRSVDRKSVVVSFDDGFDDNHNVAAAIMAKHGIRGTFYVTVDNVDRRKPLWFVRLRTAFYGTASPAWTCFTTRKEFPLDNEADRNRAFVHACRLCAPLSGSEKEAFLVRVEGDIGTTNRQDECFMLEWDHVRSLSSAGHTIGSHTMTHPNMAYVENADTLKFELQSSKNRLEAILQKPVQDFSYPSPILEPHWNERTAKAVREAGYKTAVTCVPGVVREGSDPLCLRRISVPFDLSEFAWKIEGSLAGFRI; encoded by the coding sequence GTGAGCAAGATAAAAGGCTTCATTAGAAGCTCTTTGTTGAAGATTGACTTCAGTGGATTGGTCCAACGAGTCAGAGGCCCCGGCATCGTCATTCTCAGGTATCATTCCGTTAGAACCGATCCCGAGGCCTGTCGAAACACCATCGGCCTGGGCATCATTCATCCTGCCCACGTGTTTGAGCAACAAATGCAGTTTCTATCGCGGAACTACGAGATCTTGAACATGGAGGATGTGTTCCGCTTCGTTACGGGCGACAGGTCCGTAGACAGGAAATCCGTTGTCGTGTCGTTTGACGACGGCTTTGACGATAACCATAACGTGGCGGCTGCAATCATGGCGAAACACGGAATCAGGGGGACATTCTACGTGACGGTCGATAATGTCGACCGCAGAAAGCCGCTCTGGTTCGTCAGGCTTCGCACGGCATTCTACGGAACCGCTTCTCCAGCGTGGACGTGCTTCACTACCCGAAAGGAGTTCCCTCTCGACAATGAAGCCGACAGGAACAGGGCCTTTGTTCATGCCTGCCGCCTCTGCGCCCCTCTTTCGGGATCGGAAAAAGAGGCCTTTCTGGTGAGAGTGGAGGGAGACATCGGAACAACGAACCGACAAGACGAATGCTTCATGCTCGAATGGGATCACGTACGCTCCTTATCCTCGGCGGGTCACACAATCGGATCTCACACAATGACCCATCCGAATATGGCATACGTCGAAAACGCGGATACGCTGAAGTTTGAGCTTCAGTCTTCAAAGAATCGACTTGAGGCCATACTTCAGAAACCGGTTCAGGATTTTTCTTATCCGTCGCCAATCTTGGAGCCCCATTGGAACGAGAGAACAGCAAAAGCCGTCCGAGAGGCCGGCTACAAGACGGCAGTCACATGCGTTCCGGGGGTGGTTCGGGAAGGAAGCGATCCCTTGTGTTTGAGAAGAATATCGGTGCCTTTCGACTTGAGCGAATTCGCATGGAAGATAGAGGGCAGTCTTGCTGGATTCAGGATCTGA
- a CDS encoding phenylacetate--CoA ligase family protein has product MQTEKFEADFFSIIVRNVVAPLWAMKERTPYLKHLKYLEESQFRPLNEVREDQWRRFKRLLRHAYDNTEYYFEKMESVGATPDDIRSWDDLHRLPFLTKDNIRADKNRMVAKNISRSKLVSKKTSGSTGVSLELFWDEDSRQWKRACTIRHDRWTGWNLGEKVGAIWGNPGHLRSWRGRLRNLLLERYSYLDTLEMDEEDIADFCHRIKKGRPTLLFGHAHSLYLVARFLNSKGPADIRPKGVISTAMVLHDHERREIEKAFGCSVTNRYGCEEVSLIASECEQHDGLHTNVDTLIVEIVQQGKAVLPGQPGVIVVTDLTNYGMPFIRYAIGDVGVASDRACRCGRTLPLMESLQGRVADYVTTPEGKFVSGISLTENFAMLLSGIKQFQIVQERIDHLVLRIVRAQDFTEVTEHEIARLVKERFGEKMGYSIQYVESIPSERSGKYRFCISKIENPFFTVGGA; this is encoded by the coding sequence ATGCAAACCGAGAAATTTGAGGCAGACTTCTTCTCAATAATCGTAAGGAACGTTGTTGCTCCCTTGTGGGCGATGAAGGAACGCACCCCCTATCTCAAACACCTTAAGTATCTGGAAGAATCGCAGTTCCGTCCCCTGAATGAAGTAAGAGAGGATCAATGGAGAAGGTTCAAGAGGCTTCTCAGGCATGCGTACGACAACACAGAGTACTACTTTGAAAAGATGGAGAGCGTGGGCGCTACTCCGGATGACATCAGATCGTGGGACGACCTGCACAGGCTGCCTTTTCTCACAAAAGACAATATTAGGGCAGACAAGAACAGAATGGTCGCGAAGAACATCTCCAGAAGTAAGCTCGTATCGAAAAAGACCTCGGGTTCCACCGGTGTTTCTCTTGAGCTTTTTTGGGACGAAGACAGCCGCCAGTGGAAGAGGGCATGTACCATACGACACGATAGGTGGACGGGTTGGAACCTGGGGGAAAAGGTCGGAGCGATCTGGGGAAATCCAGGCCACCTGAGAAGCTGGCGCGGACGCCTGAGAAACCTTCTCCTGGAGAGGTATTCCTACCTGGACACCCTGGAAATGGATGAAGAGGACATAGCGGATTTCTGCCACCGGATAAAGAAAGGCAGGCCCACTCTCCTCTTCGGGCACGCTCATTCGCTGTATCTGGTCGCCAGATTCCTCAATTCGAAAGGCCCGGCAGACATCAGACCCAAGGGAGTGATTAGTACTGCCATGGTCCTTCACGATCACGAACGCAGGGAAATAGAAAAAGCTTTCGGTTGCAGCGTGACCAACCGATACGGGTGTGAAGAGGTCAGCCTCATAGCTTCCGAATGTGAACAACACGATGGACTCCACACAAATGTGGACACACTGATTGTGGAGATCGTCCAACAGGGCAAAGCCGTTCTTCCCGGTCAGCCTGGCGTCATAGTAGTCACGGACCTGACGAACTACGGCATGCCGTTCATAAGATATGCAATCGGTGACGTGGGTGTCGCTTCGGACAGGGCGTGCAGGTGCGGGCGCACACTTCCGCTCATGGAATCCCTCCAGGGGCGCGTCGCCGACTACGTCACCACGCCGGAGGGGAAATTTGTGTCCGGCATATCGCTCACGGAGAACTTCGCGATGTTGCTCAGTGGGATAAAGCAGTTTCAGATCGTGCAGGAGCGGATAGATCATCTGGTCCTGAGGATCGTCAGGGCCCAGGATTTCACCGAGGTCACCGAACACGAGATCGCGCGCCTGGTGAAAGAGCGTTTCGGCGAGAAGATGGGGTACTCCATCCAGTACGTCGAGAGCATTCCCTCGGAGAGATCGGGCAAATATCGTTTCTGCATCTCGAAGATAGAGAATCCCTTTTTCACGGTCGGTGGTGCCTGA
- a CDS encoding polysaccharide biosynthesis C-terminal domain-containing protein codes for MRTWTNVASNWAFYILNIGVAFYLSPFMVRMLGDSQFGAWNILVSLTGYMGLVDLGVRSAVVKYAAEYWTKKDYARLTSQFYSSFLSLVIGGSALLIVALAVRDHLALWLHIGGSLGEPFAASILPSALAVIFSIGSGLISGYMYGVGRYDISNLAGTITLVLRTTGIVLVLSRGGGLPELAWVVAITAILSCPVSFLMLRPLIPSLRFSTASFSLESWLEVVRYGLFAFLAQIAARVSQETGNIIVGVGVSTTATAYYAIGLSLAGYLRAFTSSAAVVAIPLTSGMAALKDMAGTRRVTILGTRFAVGFALCGFVSFFFLGRDFLLIWLGERFAANTWPTGLVLLLALVFLSAQQFSYAMLFGRGKAKLPAFAMVASAIANVLLGVFLVHRVGAIGVALGSLIPAAVIEFGFISCYFAPKELGTTRLSYLKQTWVGPLICVFPCVLSGLLARSLVEVSDFPRLIQAGLFLLGGYFIPAWWICLEKEERTSIGTKVTTQLRRVATIVSR; via the coding sequence ATGCGAACATGGACTAACGTAGCATCCAACTGGGCCTTCTATATTCTGAATATTGGAGTCGCATTCTATCTGTCCCCTTTCATGGTGCGCATGCTCGGCGACTCTCAATTCGGAGCCTGGAATATTCTCGTATCGCTTACAGGATACATGGGTCTGGTGGACCTCGGCGTCAGGTCGGCCGTGGTCAAGTATGCTGCAGAATATTGGACAAAGAAGGATTATGCAAGGCTGACCTCACAATTCTATTCTTCGTTTCTTTCTCTTGTTATTGGCGGCTCTGCTCTACTGATAGTTGCTTTGGCTGTCCGCGATCATCTTGCTCTATGGTTGCACATAGGTGGTTCTCTCGGGGAACCATTTGCTGCTTCCATCCTCCCGAGCGCGTTGGCTGTGATTTTTTCCATAGGCAGCGGGCTAATAAGTGGCTACATGTACGGCGTCGGTCGGTATGACATTTCCAATCTGGCCGGTACGATCACGCTTGTTCTTAGAACCACGGGAATTGTACTTGTTCTTTCACGCGGAGGCGGCCTTCCGGAGCTTGCCTGGGTGGTGGCTATCACAGCGATCTTGAGTTGTCCCGTGTCGTTTCTAATGCTTCGCCCCCTCATCCCATCTCTCAGGTTTTCAACCGCTTCTTTCAGTCTGGAAAGCTGGTTGGAGGTTGTTCGTTATGGTCTCTTCGCGTTCCTGGCCCAAATAGCGGCAAGAGTCTCGCAAGAGACCGGCAACATCATAGTGGGGGTTGGAGTCTCCACCACGGCTACCGCTTACTACGCCATAGGCTTGAGCCTCGCTGGGTATCTGAGAGCCTTCACTTCTTCGGCCGCAGTCGTAGCCATCCCGCTTACCAGTGGAATGGCTGCGCTCAAAGACATGGCAGGAACGCGGCGAGTCACAATTTTGGGGACAAGATTTGCAGTAGGTTTTGCATTGTGTGGGTTTGTCAGCTTCTTCTTCTTGGGGCGCGACTTCCTCCTGATCTGGTTGGGAGAGCGGTTTGCAGCCAACACGTGGCCCACCGGTCTTGTGTTGCTCCTCGCACTTGTATTCCTCTCAGCTCAGCAGTTCTCGTACGCAATGCTTTTTGGCCGGGGCAAAGCAAAGCTCCCTGCCTTCGCGATGGTGGCCTCTGCCATTGCAAACGTCTTGTTAGGCGTTTTCCTTGTTCACAGGGTGGGCGCAATAGGGGTCGCGCTTGGCAGTTTGATTCCTGCGGCTGTAATAGAATTTGGGTTTATCTCATGCTACTTTGCTCCTAAGGAACTGGGAACTACGCGGCTCTCTTACCTCAAACAGACATGGGTCGGGCCGCTCATTTGCGTTTTCCCATGTGTGTTGAGCGGCCTATTGGCACGAAGCCTTGTCGAAGTCTCCGATTTCCCGAGATTGATACAAGCGGGACTATTCTTGCTGGGCGGCTACTTCATTCCCGCATGGTGGATATGTCTGGAAAAGGAAGAGCGAACCTCAATCGGCACCAAGGTGACAACCCAGCTCAGGCGCGTGGCAACGATCGTCTCAAGATAG
- a CDS encoding polysaccharide export protein — protein sequence MRRFPIILSASLVFWMLSLPFMQAVAPVLPCFTKTVGIFAPSFCEAADEPEYVIGPSDVLSVVTRERPDLSGTFIVTPEGTIAFSLLGDVKAAGLTPSQLSKDLSRRLAVFRVNETVVTVVAYNSRKIFVIGEVAKPGKYTFSAIPSIWDVLSEAGGPTAGALLNAVQIIRAGTGETITVDVRRMLSGDAREQVKLQPGDTIRVPSRTTASPEGYVIYILGEVKMSGTYDVAMVRDLVGAVVASGGPTETADLKKVTIVRRAATASTVFKVNLEKFLKEGLTSGNPDLRSGDTITVPRKRSVLGTVFSFAGLATLLSAAASVVIIAGS from the coding sequence ATGAGAAGATTTCCGATCATCCTCTCTGCGAGCCTGGTCTTCTGGATGTTGTCGCTTCCATTCATGCAAGCCGTGGCCCCGGTGCTTCCGTGCTTCACCAAGACTGTCGGAATTTTCGCGCCGAGCTTTTGTGAGGCGGCAGACGAACCGGAATATGTGATCGGCCCAAGCGACGTTCTTTCGGTCGTGACACGCGAGCGCCCCGATTTGTCCGGGACCTTTATCGTGACCCCCGAAGGGACGATAGCTTTTTCCTTGTTGGGAGACGTGAAGGCGGCAGGTCTCACTCCTTCCCAGCTTTCTAAGGATCTGAGCAGAAGGCTGGCGGTCTTCCGTGTGAACGAAACCGTCGTGACTGTTGTCGCGTACAACAGTCGCAAGATATTTGTGATAGGGGAGGTTGCCAAACCCGGCAAGTATACTTTCTCCGCCATTCCTTCGATCTGGGACGTTCTTAGCGAGGCCGGCGGACCAACTGCGGGCGCCCTTCTCAACGCAGTGCAGATTATTCGTGCCGGCACGGGTGAGACGATCACGGTTGATGTCAGGAGAATGCTGAGCGGCGACGCAAGGGAGCAAGTGAAACTGCAGCCGGGCGATACGATCAGGGTCCCAAGCAGGACCACCGCCTCTCCCGAAGGTTACGTAATCTATATCTTGGGCGAGGTAAAAATGTCTGGCACCTACGATGTCGCCATGGTGAGGGATCTTGTGGGCGCCGTTGTGGCTTCAGGCGGCCCCACAGAGACGGCCGACCTGAAAAAGGTGACGATCGTGCGCAGGGCGGCCACGGCATCCACCGTGTTCAAGGTAAACCTGGAAAAATTCCTCAAGGAAGGTTTGACTTCGGGCAATCCGGACCTCAGGTCAGGTGACACCATCACGGTCCCCAGAAAGAGAAGTGTCCTCGGGACCGTGTTTAGCTTTGCAGGATTGGCCACCCTCTTGTCAGCCGCGGCTAGCGTGGTAATAATCGCGGGTTCGTAG
- a CDS encoding 50S ribosome-binding GTPase has product MPANLPPQYHEVERKFREAKEPAEKLAFLREMFAVLPKHKGTDKLQADLKRRISKLQDSLQKSHKVGRRPYAFSVEREGAAQIVLLGVPNSGKSSILRALTHAEPEVAAYPFTTRKPTPGMMPFEDIQIQLVDMPPIVEEGVEHWFPQLVRSADAALIVADVTSPTLFEDIELIHSEMGRYGISLVGRLPGKSQESASAERASEHAPTTVDAPPEARSASSQEPTGEVAASEAKAVRKALVVANKVDVTVQSETLTLVKEYLGQSMKVVPFSALTGEGTGTLGSQVFEMLALVRVYTKVPGKKPDLNRPFVLPGGSTILDVARLVHKDFAANLRFAKTWGAGVFDGQFVERDHVVSDKDVVELHL; this is encoded by the coding sequence ATGCCTGCGAATTTACCTCCTCAGTATCATGAAGTTGAGAGAAAATTCAGAGAGGCCAAGGAGCCGGCTGAAAAGCTGGCCTTCTTGCGCGAGATGTTTGCCGTCTTGCCGAAGCACAAGGGTACCGACAAGCTTCAGGCCGATCTCAAGAGAAGAATCTCCAAGTTACAGGACAGCCTCCAGAAATCTCACAAGGTAGGAAGAAGACCGTACGCTTTCTCCGTCGAACGAGAAGGGGCCGCACAAATTGTGCTTCTCGGCGTTCCCAACTCCGGCAAGTCTAGTATTTTGAGGGCATTAACGCATGCCGAGCCCGAGGTCGCCGCGTATCCGTTCACCACAAGAAAACCCACGCCCGGTATGATGCCGTTCGAGGACATTCAGATACAACTCGTCGACATGCCGCCGATCGTCGAGGAAGGAGTTGAACACTGGTTTCCTCAACTGGTGCGAAGTGCGGACGCGGCCCTCATAGTGGCGGACGTGACTTCCCCAACGTTGTTCGAGGATATCGAACTGATTCATAGCGAAATGGGGCGATACGGCATTTCGCTGGTAGGCAGACTGCCGGGGAAATCGCAGGAGAGTGCGTCCGCGGAGCGTGCGTCGGAGCATGCGCCTACGACCGTGGATGCGCCGCCGGAGGCTCGCTCTGCGTCTTCACAGGAGCCCACGGGGGAGGTCGCGGCGAGCGAAGCCAAGGCCGTTAGGAAGGCGCTCGTGGTCGCCAACAAAGTAGATGTGACGGTGCAATCTGAGACTCTGACGCTAGTTAAGGAGTACCTGGGACAGAGCATGAAAGTAGTCCCGTTCTCTGCTCTCACTGGAGAGGGCACCGGCACCCTTGGCTCGCAGGTTTTTGAGATGTTGGCCCTTGTAAGGGTATACACAAAGGTGCCCGGCAAGAAGCCTGACTTGAACAGGCCATTTGTGTTGCCGGGTGGAAGCACCATACTTGACGTGGCCAGGCTGGTCCACAAGGATTTCGCTGCGAATCTGAGATTTGCCAAGACATGGGGTGCGGGGGTCTTCGACGGCCAGTTCGTCGAGAGAGACCACGTCGTGAGCGATAAAGACGTGGTAGAACTGCACTTGTGA